A single Pyxicephalus adspersus chromosome 8, UCB_Pads_2.0, whole genome shotgun sequence DNA region contains:
- the SEC22B gene encoding vesicle-trafficking protein SEC22b: MVLLTMIARVADGLPLAASMQEDEQSGRDLQQYQNQAKQLFRKLNEQSPARCTLEAGAMTFHYLIEKGVCYLVLCEMSFPKKLAFAYLEDLYNEFDEQHGKKVPTVSRPYSFIEFGELKKLHNKIIRCRDMFQADKCVNVDRQIKQHSPIINSRCIFLVQGFQVTESSECDI, encoded by the exons ATGGTGTTGTTGACTATGATCGCCCGAGTGGCGGACGGATTGCCTTTGGCAGCTTCAATGCAAGAGGACGAGCAG TCTGGGCGAGATTTGCAGCAGTATCAGAACCAAGCCAAGCAGCTTTTTCGAAAACTTAATGAACAGTCACCAGCCCGATGCACTTTAGAAGCAGGAGCCATGACATTCCA CTACCTTATTGAAAAAGGTGTGTGCTATCTTGTACTGTGTGAAATGTCTTTTCCGAAGAAGCTGGCATTTGCCTATTTAGAGGATTTGTACAATGAATTTGATGAGCAGCATGGTAAGAAGGTACCGACTGTATCAAGGCCTTACTCCTTTATAGAGTTTGGTgagttaaaaaaattacacaataaaattatCAGATGCAGAGACATGTTTCAAGCAGACAAATGTGTAAATGTGGATAGACAAATAAAGCAACATTCACCAATCATTAACAGTAGATGTATCTTCCTGGTGCAAGGGTTTCAAGTGACAGAAAGCAGTGAGTGTGACatttaa